The following nucleotide sequence is from Pasteurella multocida.
AACCAATAGCGCTCGCCCACTAAATCATTATTTTTAGCAAAATCTAGCGCGCTGTCCGTATCTAAGGTTTCGTGCCCAATCGCAGTCACATTCCGCTGTTCATGCAAAAATTTCAATGCCTCCAACGACCAACCCGGTGTATGAGCCTGCCCTGTTTCATCACGATTATAGAAGGCTGTATGATCATGCCATCTGGACGACCAGCCACTAGCAAATGCCACAAAACTGCCTTCTGCGATTTTGCCATGTTCGGCTTCAAACGCCAAAATATCCTCAACCGACAACCTGTAATCCGGGTTTTCACTCACGGCTTGCTCTTTATGAATCACATATAAAGGCAATACCAATTCCGCCACAGGAATGTCCTCTAAATAGCGTGTATTTGGTGCAAAATGAATAGGCGCGTCAAGATGCGTACCGTATTGACTGACTAAAGTATATTGGTTAGAGAAAAATCCATCATTTTCAACCGTGAACAAAGTTTTTGTTTCAAGCGGTTTAAAAGCAGGAAAATAAGGGATCGCAGGATTCACTGGATGTGATAAATCCACCCATTTTTGCGTTTTTAGAAAAGCAATGGCTTGTGACACGGTATTCATCATTCACTCCTTCATCTTCTGTTTACGACAAATTCACTTATAAACACATTGACTGATGCAACGCATCATCAGCGCTAAATTAGCACAAAAAACATTCTCTAACAGCCTAATTTTGATCATCAAACAAGGCGTTTGCCGCAAGAGGCATCATGCTATAAACGCGCTTTTTCTCCACCAAATTCCTCTAATAAATTTGCTGTTAATTGAGTTAATACGCCTGTCATTAACACAAAATCTGCATCAAAACGTTGCGCATAATCTTCTTTTAAAATATCGTCATTTTTTTCACGCAGTTGATCCGCAAATTTCAAGCGTTTTAACGTGCAATCTTCATTGAGAATAAAAGACAAACGTTCTTCCCATGCTAAAGATAACTTCGTAATAAACTTTCCAGCATTGAGTAAGGTTTGAATTTCATCCGATTCTAAATTTTGTTGCTTGCAACGAATAATGCCACTGTCTTGACTGCCGGTTAATTCTGCCTCTTCCAATGGCATCAACCAAGCGGGTGTCTGATCTTTATTAATCCAATCAGTCATGATAACGCTCGGTTCGTTAGCAAAACTTAATGGCACCACTGGCAAAGATCCTAAAGACTTTCGCAATAACGCCAAAGCATCTTCCGCCCGTTTAGATGAGGCAGCATCCACATAAATGAGCTGATTTTCAGTATCAATCCATAATGCTGTTTGTTGATTTTTGCTAAAAGCACGAGGTAACAACATCGATACTACATCATCTTTTAATGCTTGCTTTTCGACTTTCTTTAACTTGCGATTTTCTTTTTGCTCAAGCTGTTCAATACGTTGCTCCAATTCTGCTTTTACGACGTGGGCAGGCAAGATCTTTTCTTCTTTATGTGCCAATAATAAAATCTGTTTTCCCACCGAAAAATGTAACATCTCAGTGCCACGCAGGGGATTTGTCCACCCAAATTTACTCATGTCTGATTGTTGACAAGGATGATACTCACATTGTTGTAATGCAGTTTGTAGGCTATCTGCCGTCCAATCCAATGCTTTTGTGAGACGATAAATCATGAGGTTTTTAAACCAAACCATAGTTTGTTCCTTCTTTTTTAAGGTAGAATAAGCAACTTATGTCGTATTTACGACAAAATAATTCAGTATTGTAACGTAGTTCGAGAGAAAAATATGCAAGCGAAATCAATTTGCTTTATCGGTGGCGGGAATATGGCACAAGCCATTATTTTTGGTTTACTCAAACAAGGCTACCCGGCTAATCAAATCACTGTCAGCGACCCAAATGCGGCAAAACGTCAATGTTTCGCTGAAAAAGGGGTAAATACTGTTGAAACAAGTCAGACAGATACACAAGATGCGGTGGAAAAATCAGAGGTTTTACTGCTCGCCGTCAAACCGCAAATGATTGCCGCAGTTTGCCAAGGATTAAGTGCGGTCGATTTTAGCCAAAAATTAGTGATTTCAATTGCAGCAGGGGTTTCAGTAACAAAATTACAATCACGTTTGCCCACCGCAAAGCAAATTGTACGCGTGATGCCTAATACGCCTGCGTTAGTGGCAGAAGGTATGTCAGGCCTATTCGCACAGGACAGCTTGAAAGCTGAATACAAACAATTCACACAAGATTTGCTCAATGCGGTGGGAAAAACCTGTTGGGTAACTCAAGAAGCAGATATGCACACCATTACCGCAGGCTCAGGCAGTAGTCCGGCGTATTTTTTCTTATTTATGGAGGCAATGCAACAGGCATTGTGTCAAATGAATATGGATGAAGACACCGCTCGCTTATTAGTGCAACAATCCGCTTTAGGCGCGGCAAAAATGGTGATGGAAAATCCTGACTTACCGATTGCAACATTGCGTGAAAATGTCACGTCAAAAGGTGGTACAACGGCGGCAGCATTGCAGGTATTGAATCAACAACAGTTACAACATATCGTCCAGCAGGCGATGCAAGCTTGTGTCGAACGTTCTCAACAAATGGAAAAATTGTTTTAATGAAAATTTCAGCATTTAACTGGCTTGCTTTAAGCTTCTTTGGGTATTTTTGTGCTTATGGCGTGTTCGTGCCTTTCTTTCCTGTCTGGCTAAAATCACAAGCCTATGGGGAAGAGTTAATAGGTTTAGTGATTGCCAGTTCTTATGTCTTTCGCTTTATCGGTGGTATCTTCTTTTCCAGTTTAGTGAAAAAAGCCTCACAATTAATTTATGCCCTACGTTATCTGGCTTGGATAAGCTGTTTGATTGTCTTCAGCATGAGTTTGATGACCCAAAACTTTTGGTTACTATTTATTGCCATTGCCTTGTTTGCAATGGTCAATGCGGCAGGTATGCCAATCAGTGATACGTTAGCCAGCATCTGGCAACAACAAATCAATCTCGATTATGGCAAAGCACGCTTAATTGGTTCCTTTGCTTTTGTCGTCGGCGTAGTCGTATTTGGTTATGTAATTGGTTTCATTGGCGAACACAATATTGTTTGGATTTTAACCGCACTTTTAGCCCTCTATGCAGTGCTACAAATGACAACACCTATGCCTGCGCCGACAGATCAACAAAGTGCGGTTGAAAATAACATTACATTTAAAGCGTTACTAAAAAATCAAACAACTTTACGTTTGATTATCGCGATCTCCTTAATTCAAGGTTCTCATGCCACTTACTATGCTTACAGTGTCCTCTATTGGACGAGCTTGGGGATTTCAGTGCAAACAACCAGTTTACTGTGGGGCTTAAGTGTGATCGCGGAAATGTTGCTCTTTTTCTTTTCAACAAAGCTCTTCCGCACATGGAAAGTCAGTGCGTTATTTTACCTCTCTGCGATTGCAACGGTAATTCGTTGGGCGGCGTTGAGCATCGCGACAGAAGTTTGGAGCTTAACCTTAATTCAAACCTTACACAGTTTGACTTATGCGGTCAGTCACTATGCCATTATTCGTTATTTTACGACCCAGCCTATTCAGCATATTGCTAAATTACAAGGGCTGTATAATGGGATTTCAGGTTGTGCCGCAGTCGCATTATTAACAGCCTTATCTGGCTTGTTATACCCTGTTTCTCCCACAATTACGTTCCTTGCGATGACAAGTGTCGCAGCTTTGGCATTCGTCGTGATTCCACGTAAAGTCGATGCCTTTTTACTTAAACGGTGCTAAACATGAAAGATTCCGCGTTAATTGAGCTTTTTCTAAATGAAATTTGGATCGAAAAGCAACTCTCGCAAAATACGATTGCCTCTTATCGCTTAGATTTGACTGCACTCATTCAATGGCTAGAAAAACAACAATTAACGCTTATCAATCTGGATGCCATCGACTTACAAACATTTCTAGGTGAACGCTTAAACCAAGGCTACAAAGCCACCAGCACAGCTCGCCTACTCAGTGCAATGCGAAAATTATTTCAATACTTATACCGCGAAAAATACCGCACAGATGATCCCAGTGCGGTATTAAGTTCTCCCAAATTACCTAGCCGCTTGCCTAAATACCTAACGGAACAACAAGTTACTGATTTACTGAACTCCCCTGATGTCGATATCCCCTTAGAATTACGCGATAAAGCCATGATGGAATTGCTTTATGCAACAGGATTACGGGTCACTGAATTAGTGTCATTGACTATTGAAAACATAAATATTAATCAGGGGATTGTACGGGTTGTTGGTAAAGGAAACAAAGAACGGATTGTTCCCATTGGGGAAGAAGCAACTTATTGGATTCGTCAATTTATGCTATATGGGCGTCCTTTTTTATTGCATGGACAAAGCTCAGATGTCGTCTTCCCAAGTAAAAGAGCGCTACAAATGACACGCCAAACCTTTTGGCACCGTATTAAACATTATGCACTTTTGAGTGACATTGATATCAATAGCTTATCGCCCCATGTACTGCGTCACGCTTTTGCTACACATTTAGTAAATCATGGTGCGGATTTGCGTGTAGTACAAATGTTACTCGGACACAGCGATTTATCCACAACACAAATTTATACTCACGTTGCTAAAGAGCGTTTAAAACATTTACATGAACGCTACCATCCAAGGGGCTAACATCAAGCATAAAAAAAACTGCATCACAAGGATGCAGTTTTAACGTTGGATAACAGGATTAGAAAGAATCTTTTAAGCGTTCATCGGCACGACGCGCTTCGCCTTTATGTTGTAATTTATTTAACTGACGCTCTAATTTTTCTTCTACTTCGTTGACGGCTTTATACATATCTTCTGACTCTGCTTTTGCAAACAAATCGCCAAGCGGGGTACCAATCGATGCCTCAACCGAAAAACCTTTTGGTATTTTGTTTAAAATAAAGTGGGGATTAATTAATTGAGTTTGCCATTTACCTAATTTAGCAAGTCTATCTTCGACGTGAGCACGGATTGCAGGAGTGATTTCCATTTGTTTGCTTGTGATGTTTAGAGTCATAGCATTTACCTCTCTGTTGAAAAGGGGACTTTTTTGTCCCTTGTGTTAAATAATCCTTATCTACAACATAGTCGCCTTACACGCAGTTTTCAAGTCTTTTTATCGATTTTTTACGGAAAAATTAAAAAGTATGATCTAAGTAGAAAAATTGTGATTTAGTACTGGATTATTCACTCAAAGTTGATATGATTGAGGGGATTCCATCGTCTCCCTTCTCATCATTTTATACTTATATTTCAACAAATTAAGCAGTTTCATCTGCATCTGTTTGCTGCAATTTCAAACGCAAAAAATACGCTTCCGTTTCACTCACAATGACATGACGTAAACCAATTAACGCCACTAAATTTGGCAGTGCCATCAAACCATTAACAATATCAGCAAGAATCCAAATGACATCTAAATGAATAAATGCGCCACATCCAACTAACACAATGAATATAAAACGATACGCTTTAAGTTTACTCGTACCAACCAGATACACAAAACAACGTTCACCGTAATAACACCAACCTAAAATTGTGGTAAATGCAAAGAACAACAACCCTACGGTGACAATCGTACCGCCTAAATTAGAGCCCAATCCCGTTGAAAAGGCATGATTGGTTAATGCTGCACCTGCTATCTCTGTCGATTGCCATGCGCCTGTGATCACTAACACAATACCAGTCATAGAACACACAACAATTGTGTCTAAAAACGTCCCTGTCATCGAAATCAGCCCTTGTCGCACGGGTTCCTTGGTTTGTGCGGCAGCCGCGGCAATAGGTGCACTTCCTAACCCCGATTCATTCGAGAAGATACCACGTGCTACACCTGATTGAATGGCTTTCATCACGGTATAACCTAGCGCACCGCCTAACGCAGCAGTGGGATTAAAAGCACTATAAATAATCAGTCCAATCGCTTGTGGTACCACTTGCCAGTTTATCGCTAAAATAATTAACGAGGTCAACACATAAAGAACTGCCATGAAAGGCACGACATAAGAAGAAACAATCGCGATACGTCTTACGCCCCCCAGGATGATCAGTGCAACTAATGCCGTAATAATGGAGGCAGTTAACGGGATTGGCACGCTAAAGGTATCCTGCATGGCATGAGTAATCGCATTAATTTGTGGGAAGGTTCCAATGCCAAAAAATGCAACTAAAATACCAAATAGCGCAAAAAGTTTCGCTAACCATTTGATCCCAAGACCACGCTCAATGTAGTACATTGGACCACCTGCCATAAAACCTTGCTTATCACGAACACGATATTTTACTGCCAACAAACATTCTGCATATTTTGTCGCCATCCCTAATAACGCAACAATCCACATCCAAAAAACCGCACCCGGTCCACCAGCTTGTACCGCGGTTGCCACCCCAACAATATTCCCTGTACCAATCGTCGCCGCTAATGCTGTACAAAGTGCCGCAAAAGAAGACACATCACCTTTTTTAGCGGCGCCCTTTTCTTTTCTAAAAAGATAAGATAATGCACGAGGCAACTGGATAAACTGGATAAAACCTAAACGGAATGTTAAATAAAGCCCTGTACCAGAAAGCAAAAGCAGTAGAGGTGGGCCCCAAATAAAACTATTAATTGATGATAAAGTTGATTCTAATGACATGATAAGATCCTCGTAAAAAATCACAGATTACAAGGAGGCAAAAGCATTTTGCGGAAGAGTTAAAAAAGAGAAAAGCACGCATGTAGTCCATGCATGTAAACATCAAACCGAATATCTTGTTGCCCCTGTCCTTTTGCCTGAGCGTTTGAAAAAACGGAAAAATTAACCGCTCTTTTTGCGCCTTCGGCGGCCGTTTTATCTCTTTTTAATATAACGGCTCTCTCCAAGGGTTCGTCCAGTAACAGTCCCTGCTTATAATCAGCGCCTGAAAGAGTTTACCTCGTCGGCGTAGGGTCAATTCCCTACTCTCCAGCTACCTTCATCCGAACTTACTTTTGTTGAATTTTTCAAAAAAGCACAGCAAATTTTAACAGATAAATAGTAAAAAACAAGAAATTGATAGGTGTGATTTAAGATAAAAAAGCAGGTGTTATCCTGCTTAGAGGATTTATTTTCGCTGCTCTCGTTTCCATTTGAGTGCAATATAACCACAACTTGGGATCAAATTTAATTGCTTATCATGGACGAAATCTGACAATGCTTGATAAAGTTTATCCGCAATACCTTGTCCTCTCAACACCTCTGAAACATAAGTATGGTTCGCATTAATCGTCTTTTCATCCACAAAATAATAGGTTAACTCTGCTATTTTGTTACCCTCATGGTCTAAACAAAAAAAGACACCCTGTTGCTCTGTTTGTTGATGTTGAATAAGCATTAATGTGCTCTCCAGTCTTCTTGCTCGTCGTTCATCGCAAAATCTGCACTCTCACAAGGAATCGCTTTCTCCTCGGCTGCCCATTCCCCCAAATCAATTAACTGGCAACGTTTGCAACAAAAAGGGCGGAATGGACTTTTATCTGACCACTCCACCTGTTTTTGACAAATCGGACAAGGCACACTGAAAATATCGTCTGTCATAAATTTCTCATTACGCATTTTGCGCGTTGGCTAACTGTAAATATTGATGGTGTAATTCTAGCACTTTTTGTTTTAAAACAGGTAAATTTCCCTTTAAATCCGCATCATTCTGGATCACGTCATCCGCAAATTGTAATCGTGTTTGTCGATCAACTTGTGAAGCCATAATATGTTGAATAAGCTCAATCGAATTATTATCCCGTTGCATCGCACGCTGTATCTGCGTTTCCGGTTCTACATCAACCACGAGTACGCGCTGACAAAAAGCAGTTAAGTTATTCTCGATTAATAAAGGCACCACCCATAATACATAAGGATACGTTTGTATCTGTAATTGGCGCACCATCTCTTCACGAATGGCAGGATGTAATAACTGATTAAGCCAGACTTTATCCTCTGGATGACGAAAAATACGCTCACGTAATTTCGCACGGTTAAGCTCGCCATTTTCGCATAAGATATGCTCACCAAAATGATCGACTATTTTGGCAAGCAGTTCAGATCCTTTTGTAACGATATCTCTCGCCACGACATCTGCATCAATAACAGGTACGCCAAGTGCCATGAATAAATGGGCAATAGTACTTTTACCACTGCCTATACCACCCGTGAGTCCCACAATATATGTCATTGATTTCCCTCTTATTAGATCCAAAGCTTGCTCATCATACTTGGACTATACCAATTAGGCAAGATAACACATAACGCACTGAGTATCAGGAAAGGTGCAAAAGGAAGTTGTTTTATTTTCTGTCCTTTAATCCTTAACCCACAGACATAACCCAACCCCATCACACAAGCGAGAAACAGCCACAGAGGCAACCAAGCAAAGTGTGACATACTCCCTAAACCAAGCATCAGCCAATAATCGCCTTTACCAAGGAGCTCTTTACGATAAATCCCTTTACTCAAATGATAGAGACAATAAAAAGCGAAAAAACCTGTTAATGCACTCTGTAAACTTTGTTCAAGATGAAGAGGACTCACTTCAACATAAGCAGCCACAACGCCGATCCAGAAAAGACAATAGCATAACTGCACTGAAATCAGTTGATATCGCCAATCAATGACAGCAATACAAATAGCAATAGACACATAGCTGGCGATGAATACACCTTGATAAGGGATCTCAAATAACCAGTCCATCATCACAAATAAGCAAGCAAAGGCTATAAAAAAGAGCCAATGAGATGCGCAGTGCAAAGGTGCCAAATGACTGTTTTCCTTACTAAAATCAGGTAAATTAGTATCAAACAATGCCTGATATTCCACATAAACATCTTTAGCGACCCAATCACGAAAATGCAGAAGATAATAACGACACCATACTCCCATCAAACCACCAGCTACTATCAGAAATAATCTCATTACACCAATGCCCCCATATTAAACATCGGTAAATACATACCCAATAAAATGACACCAATAATCGAACCAATCACTAACATTAAACAGGGTTCCAATAATTGTGAAAGTAAATCAAGTTGGTGCTCTAACTTTTGTTGATAACTTTCTGCTATATACTGCAACATTTCGCTTAATCGCCCTGTCTGTTCACCAACATGTAACATCTGTTGTGCCATCTCCGGAAATAAGTTGGAGCCGATAACCTCAGAAAACGTATAACCTTGAGCAATCCCCTTTAACATTAACTGTACTTCTTCAGCCAATCGCATCTCGGTAAGCTCGTGTTTTGCTATACCACTTTTCTGTGTAGGTAAAAAAATCTGTAATGCCTGTTGCAAAGGCATGCCCGAGCTAAGCATAAGATGTAAATGACGACAAAAATGAATAAGCTCGTGATGTTGCGCAATTTTCTTAAAGATTGGAAGGAAATGAAGCAGACAATTTTTTAATCGATATAGTCCAACTCGCTGTCTCGCATTTAACATCAAAAAAATAAAGCCGAAAATTAATAGGAGACTCAATTGAAAAGCATAACCACGTAACCCTGCCGATACATTCAATAACAACACAGTAAACGCAGGTAAAGGTTGATTTGCATAAATCTCAGCAAACTGTGGCACAATAAACAGCAGTAACAACGACGTTAAGATCAATGTCACAACAAGCACTAACATTGGATAAAACAACATTTTCTGAACTTTGCGTCGTAACCCCAGTGATTGTTGACGTTGTTTCGCTAATTGTGCACAAACAAGCGGTAGTTTCCCAGTCGATTCACCAACAGAAATTAATTGGTATTCCTGTTTTGTTAAGTAACGATCTTGTGTAGCTAGCGCGGTTGAAAAAGAAAATCCACTTTCGAGTGAACAGAGTAACT
It contains:
- a CDS encoding prepilin peptidase, giving the protein MRLFLIVAGGLMGVWCRYYLLHFRDWVAKDVYVEYQALFDTNLPDFSKENSHLAPLHCASHWLFFIAFACLFVMMDWLFEIPYQGVFIASYVSIAICIAVIDWRYQLISVQLCYCLFWIGVVAAYVEVSPLHLEQSLQSALTGFFAFYCLYHLSKGIYRKELLGKGDYWLMLGLGSMSHFAWLPLWLFLACVMGLGYVCGLRIKGQKIKQLPFAPFLILSALCVILPNWYSPSMMSKLWI
- a CDS encoding cyclase family protein — encoded protein: MNTVSQAIAFLKTQKWVDLSHPVNPAIPYFPAFKPLETKTLFTVENDGFFSNQYTLVSQYGTHLDAPIHFAPNTRYLEDIPVAELVLPLYVIHKEQAVSENPDYRLSVEDILAFEAEHGKIAEGSFVAFASGWSSRWHDHTAFYNRDETGQAHTPGWSLEALKFLHEQRNVTAIGHETLDTDSALDFAKNNDLVGERYWLSQNKFQVEVLTNLAELPATGAAIFIGVPKIQHAPGFNARVFAVIASE
- a CDS encoding 3-phenylpropionate MFS transporter, whose amino-acid sequence is MKISAFNWLALSFFGYFCAYGVFVPFFPVWLKSQAYGEELIGLVIASSYVFRFIGGIFFSSLVKKASQLIYALRYLAWISCLIVFSMSLMTQNFWLLFIAIALFAMVNAAGMPISDTLASIWQQQINLDYGKARLIGSFAFVVGVVVFGYVIGFIGEHNIVWILTALLALYAVLQMTTPMPAPTDQQSAVENNITFKALLKNQTTLRLIIAISLIQGSHATYYAYSVLYWTSLGISVQTTSLLWGLSVIAEMLLFFFSTKLFRTWKVSALFYLSAIATVIRWAALSIATEVWSLTLIQTLHSLTYAVSHYAIIRYFTTQPIQHIAKLQGLYNGISGCAAVALLTALSGLLYPVSPTITFLAMTSVAALAFVVIPRKVDAFLLKRC
- the xerD gene encoding site-specific tyrosine recombinase XerD; the protein is MKDSALIELFLNEIWIEKQLSQNTIASYRLDLTALIQWLEKQQLTLINLDAIDLQTFLGERLNQGYKATSTARLLSAMRKLFQYLYREKYRTDDPSAVLSSPKLPSRLPKYLTEQQVTDLLNSPDVDIPLELRDKAMMELLYATGLRVTELVSLTIENININQGIVRVVGKGNKERIVPIGEEATYWIRQFMLYGRPFLLHGQSSDVVFPSKRALQMTRQTFWHRIKHYALLSDIDINSLSPHVLRHAFATHLVNHGADLRVVQMLLGHSDLSTTQIYTHVAKERLKHLHERYHPRG
- the raiA gene encoding ribosome-associated translation inhibitor RaiA, whose protein sequence is MTLNITSKQMEITPAIRAHVEDRLAKLGKWQTQLINPHFILNKIPKGFSVEASIGTPLGDLFAKAESEDMYKAVNEVEEKLERQLNKLQHKGEARRADERLKDSF
- the yacG gene encoding DNA gyrase inhibitor YacG gives rise to the protein MTDDIFSVPCPICQKQVEWSDKSPFRPFCCKRCQLIDLGEWAAEEKAIPCESADFAMNDEQEDWRAH
- the proC gene encoding pyrroline-5-carboxylate reductase, which encodes MQAKSICFIGGGNMAQAIIFGLLKQGYPANQITVSDPNAAKRQCFAEKGVNTVETSQTDTQDAVEKSEVLLLAVKPQMIAAVCQGLSAVDFSQKLVISIAAGVSVTKLQSRLPTAKQIVRVMPNTPALVAEGMSGLFAQDSLKAEYKQFTQDLLNAVGKTCWVTQEADMHTITAGSGSSPAYFFLFMEAMQQALCQMNMDEDTARLLVQQSALGAAKMVMENPDLPIATLRENVTSKGGTTAAALQVLNQQQLQHIVQQAMQACVERSQQMEKLF
- a CDS encoding GNAT family N-acetyltransferase — its product is MLIQHQQTEQQGVFFCLDHEGNKIAELTYYFVDEKTINANHTYVSEVLRGQGIADKLYQALSDFVHDKQLNLIPSCGYIALKWKREQRK
- a CDS encoding alanine/glycine:cation symporter family protein, with amino-acid sequence MSLESTLSSINSFIWGPPLLLLLSGTGLYLTFRLGFIQFIQLPRALSYLFRKEKGAAKKGDVSSFAALCTALAATIGTGNIVGVATAVQAGGPGAVFWMWIVALLGMATKYAECLLAVKYRVRDKQGFMAGGPMYYIERGLGIKWLAKLFALFGILVAFFGIGTFPQINAITHAMQDTFSVPIPLTASIITALVALIILGGVRRIAIVSSYVVPFMAVLYVLTSLIILAINWQVVPQAIGLIIYSAFNPTAALGGALGYTVMKAIQSGVARGIFSNESGLGSAPIAAAAAQTKEPVRQGLISMTGTFLDTIVVCSMTGIVLVITGAWQSTEIAGAALTNHAFSTGLGSNLGGTIVTVGLLFFAFTTILGWCYYGERCFVYLVGTSKLKAYRFIFIVLVGCGAFIHLDVIWILADIVNGLMALPNLVALIGLRHVIVSETEAYFLRLKLQQTDADETA
- the rdgC gene encoding recombination-associated protein RdgC, which translates into the protein MVWFKNLMIYRLTKALDWTADSLQTALQQCEYHPCQQSDMSKFGWTNPLRGTEMLHFSVGKQILLLAHKEEKILPAHVVKAELEQRIEQLEQKENRKLKKVEKQALKDDVVSMLLPRAFSKNQQTALWIDTENQLIYVDAASSKRAEDALALLRKSLGSLPVVPLSFANEPSVIMTDWINKDQTPAWLMPLEEAELTGSQDSGIIRCKQQNLESDEIQTLLNAGKFITKLSLAWEERLSFILNEDCTLKRLKFADQLREKNDDILKEDYAQRFDADFVLMTGVLTQLTANLLEEFGGEKARL
- the coaE gene encoding dephospho-CoA kinase (Dephospho-CoA kinase (CoaE) performs the final step in coenzyme A biosynthesis.); this translates as MTYIVGLTGGIGSGKSTIAHLFMALGVPVIDADVVARDIVTKGSELLAKIVDHFGEHILCENGELNRAKLRERIFRHPEDKVWLNQLLHPAIREEMVRQLQIQTYPYVLWVVPLLIENNLTAFCQRVLVVDVEPETQIQRAMQRDNNSIELIQHIMASQVDRQTRLQFADDVIQNDADLKGNLPVLKQKVLELHHQYLQLANAQNA
- a CDS encoding type II secretion system F family protein produces the protein MKKLKMFRWKGINRLQQIQKGVIVAESKEIAQQSLLLQGVHQLHLQRNWQLSIQPKYTEICDLLMQLAMLLQASVPLKESLQLLQRHASNIELTQWLRQLLCSLESGFSFSTALATQDRYLTKQEYQLISVGESTGKLPLVCAQLAKQRQQSLGLRRKVQKMLFYPMLVLVVTLILTSLLLLFIVPQFAEIYANQPLPAFTVLLLNVSAGLRGYAFQLSLLLIFGFIFLMLNARQRVGLYRLKNCLLHFLPIFKKIAQHHELIHFCRHLHLMLSSGMPLQQALQIFLPTQKSGIAKHELTEMRLAEEVQLMLKGIAQGYTFSEVIGSNLFPEMAQQMLHVGEQTGRLSEMLQYIAESYQQKLEHQLDLLSQLLEPCLMLVIGSIIGVILLGMYLPMFNMGALV